A genomic region of Anaerolineales bacterium contains the following coding sequences:
- the gyrA gene encoding DNA gyrase subunit A, which produces MANSSIKPVDIGDQMRSAYLDYAMSVIVSRALPDARDGLKPVHRRILYAMLDMGIRSNTAFKKSARIVGEVLGKYHPHSDVAIYDAMARMAQDFSLRYTLVSGQGNFGSIGGDPPAAMRYTEARLHSMAEELLADIDKETVDFTDNFDSSLKEPTVLPARLPNLLLNGSSGIAVGMATNIPPHNLGELVGALQYMIDNYEKMDDITTEDLRRFVKGPDFPTGAIIVGEEGIRDLYSKGKGQLIVRARARIEEGRRGRMRIVISAIPYQVNMTNLIERIAELVREGRLEGIADMRDESDREGLSIVLELKAGAQPKMVLNRLYKYTPLQSSFAAQILALVDGEPRLLSLKRALQIFLDHRQEVITRRSKFELAKAEARAHILEGLLTALANIDDVIRTIREAKDTEIAKERLMTRFKLSDKQAVAILDMQLRRLAALERQKIEDEYKQIQERIAYLKDLLKHPKKILTLIKSDLGELAVTYGDERRTALDGEGKGDVSEESLVADEATLVSITSLGYVKRVAAKAFRAQGRGGSGVKGHATKNEDEVVLLVPARTLDTILFFSNRGKVYSEKAYRIPEAERTARGTPIVNILSVGQNETITAAIAVPSFQAVDFCIVATRDGKIKRMELSEFESVRASGLICINLEKDDQLGWAGLVGGKDYIILISRNGQALRFAVDKVRPMGRQAGGLRAIKMKADDQLASMEVVEPGADLLVISTLGYGKRTPLTQYPAKGRGTSGVLTTDVKAFKDIGPIAAARVVQEDDEVTIISAAGVVLRTAVKAIKQASRATRGVRIMHVAREDSIATLARIPVTNINAAAESAAEPAAPAPAKSAPAKAAPTKAAPAKAAGKAKAPAKSKNAKPAKKAATKKSSKK; this is translated from the coding sequence ATGGCGAATAGTTCCATCAAGCCTGTAGATATTGGCGATCAAATGCGCTCGGCGTACCTCGATTACGCCATGAGCGTCATCGTTTCACGCGCCCTGCCCGATGCACGTGACGGCCTCAAGCCCGTGCACCGCCGCATTCTGTACGCCATGCTGGATATGGGCATTCGTTCCAATACCGCCTTCAAGAAATCCGCCCGTATCGTCGGTGAAGTGCTGGGTAAGTATCACCCGCATAGTGATGTAGCCATCTACGATGCCATGGCGCGTATGGCCCAGGATTTCTCGCTGCGCTATACCCTGGTCAGCGGCCAGGGCAACTTTGGCTCCATCGGTGGTGACCCCCCAGCGGCGATGCGTTACACCGAGGCGCGCCTGCACTCGATGGCCGAGGAACTGTTGGCCGATATCGACAAGGAAACCGTCGATTTCACCGATAACTTCGATAGCTCGCTCAAAGAGCCTACCGTCCTGCCCGCCCGCCTGCCGAATCTGCTGCTCAACGGCTCCTCCGGCATCGCCGTGGGCATGGCTACCAACATCCCGCCGCACAACCTGGGCGAGCTGGTGGGCGCACTGCAATACATGATCGATAACTACGAGAAGATGGATGACATCACCACCGAGGACCTGCGCCGCTTTGTCAAAGGCCCAGACTTCCCCACCGGTGCCATCATCGTGGGCGAAGAAGGCATCCGCGATCTGTACAGCAAGGGCAAGGGCCAGCTCATCGTGCGCGCCCGGGCCCGCATTGAAGAAGGCCGCCGCGGGCGCATGCGCATCGTGATCAGCGCCATCCCCTACCAGGTCAACATGACCAATCTGATCGAGCGCATCGCCGAGTTGGTGCGCGAAGGCCGCCTGGAAGGTATCGCCGACATGCGCGATGAGTCCGACCGCGAAGGCCTCAGCATCGTGCTGGAGCTCAAGGCCGGCGCGCAGCCCAAAATGGTGCTCAACCGCCTCTACAAATACACCCCGCTGCAATCCAGCTTTGCCGCGCAAATCCTGGCGCTGGTGGATGGCGAACCGCGCTTGCTCTCGCTCAAGCGTGCGCTGCAAATCTTCCTCGATCACCGTCAGGAAGTGATCACGCGCCGTAGCAAGTTTGAGCTGGCCAAGGCCGAGGCACGCGCTCACATCCTTGAAGGCTTGCTCACCGCGCTGGCCAACATTGATGATGTCATTCGCACCATTCGGGAAGCCAAAGACACTGAGATCGCCAAAGAGCGCTTGATGACGCGCTTCAAGCTGTCAGACAAGCAGGCCGTGGCCATCCTGGATATGCAGTTGCGCCGCCTGGCCGCGCTGGAACGCCAGAAGATCGAAGACGAATACAAGCAGATCCAAGAGCGCATTGCATATTTGAAAGACCTGCTCAAGCACCCCAAGAAGATTCTGACGCTGATCAAGAGCGATCTGGGGGAGCTGGCCGTAACCTATGGTGACGAACGCCGCACCGCGCTGGATGGCGAAGGCAAGGGCGACGTCAGCGAAGAAAGCCTGGTGGCGGATGAAGCCACCCTGGTGAGCATCACCAGCCTGGGCTACGTCAAGCGCGTGGCCGCCAAAGCCTTCCGCGCCCAGGGGCGCGGTGGCTCCGGCGTCAAGGGCCACGCCACCAAGAACGAAGACGAAGTGGTGCTGCTGGTGCCGGCGCGCACCTTGGATACGATCTTGTTCTTCTCCAATCGCGGCAAGGTGTATTCGGAGAAGGCCTACCGCATCCCCGAGGCGGAGCGCACCGCGCGTGGCACGCCGATCGTCAATATCCTCAGCGTGGGCCAAAACGAAACCATCACCGCGGCCATTGCGGTGCCCAGCTTCCAGGCGGTGGATTTCTGCATCGTCGCCACCCGCGACGGCAAGATCAAGCGCATGGAGCTCAGCGAATTCGAAAGCGTGCGCGCCTCAGGCCTGATCTGCATCAACCTCGAGAAGGATGACCAGTTGGGTTGGGCCGGTTTGGTGGGCGGCAAAGACTACATCATCCTGATCTCACGCAACGGCCAGGCCTTGCGCTTCGCGGTGGACAAGGTGCGCCCGATGGGCCGCCAGGCCGGCGGCCTGCGCGCCATCAAGATGAAGGCCGATGATCAACTGGCTAGCATGGAAGTGGTGGAACCCGGCGCCGACCTGCTGGTGATCAGCACGCTGGGCTACGGCAAACGCACGCCGCTGACCCAATACCCGGCCAAGGGCCGCGGCACCAGCGGCGTCCTCACCACAGACGTCAAAGCCTTCAAGGATATCGGGCCCATCGCCGCCGCCCGCGTAGTGCAAGAGGACGACGAAGTCACCATCATCTCGGCGGCCGGCGTGGTGTTGCGCACCGCGGTCAAGGCGATCAAACAGGCCAGCCGCGCCACACGCGGCGTGCGCATCATGCACGTGGCCCGCGAGGATAGCATCGCCACGCTGGCGCGCATTCCCGTAACCAACATCAACGCCGCGGCCGAGAGCGCCGCCGAACCCGCCGCGCCGGCGCCCGCAAAATCAGCCCCGGCCAAGGCCGCCCCCACCAAAGCCGCCCCGGCCAAGGCGGCAGGCAAGGCCAAAGCACCGGCCAAGAGCAAGAACGCCAAGCCAGCCAAGAAAGCGGCTACGAAGAAGAGCAGCAAAAAGTAA
- a CDS encoding LysM peptidoglycan-binding domain-containing protein, with protein MQRTIWLPWLLLLLAALACNYPRTTLGPAAAAPSPALAAATPQGAAAPPPTLPPTRDPNTPILTPTPDAPHTQLALRSEASQYTVQPGDSLNAIAERMGLSLQQLLAVNAIANPNALNVGQVINIPAQEISSLGPDFKLIPDSELVNGPYAIVFNVADFVNNQPGYLKQHQEQVDQQFLSGAAIVQRVANEYSVNPKLLLALLEYHSAWLSNPSPNGASLSFPMGKQDAWRSGLYLQLSWAADNLNKGYYDWRAGQVTAWRTQDGVAIPPHPSINAGTAALQNLLALMHAEPAWRSAVSEAGFFQTYLRLYGYPFDYAIEPVLPAGLSQPALQLPFEPGVRWVFSGGPHGGWGNGSAWAALDFAPSAEISGCNASNDWIVAAADGLIVRADNGAVVQDLDGDGYEQTGWTLLYMHIAPHDRVAAGTYLRAGQRIGHPSCEGGVATATHLHIARRYNGEWIPAAGNLPFTLEGWVSVSNGLLYDGSLLRDGVQVDACECRFPANMVQR; from the coding sequence ATGCAACGAACGATCTGGCTCCCCTGGCTCTTGCTGCTGTTGGCCGCGCTGGCCTGCAACTACCCGCGCACCACGCTCGGCCCCGCCGCGGCCGCCCCCAGCCCGGCGCTGGCTGCCGCCACGCCACAGGGTGCCGCGGCCCCGCCGCCTACGCTGCCGCCGACGCGTGACCCGAACACCCCGATCCTCACCCCTACGCCGGATGCGCCGCATACCCAACTCGCCCTGCGCAGCGAAGCCAGCCAATACACCGTGCAGCCCGGCGATTCGCTGAATGCGATTGCCGAGCGCATGGGCCTCAGCCTGCAGCAGTTGCTGGCAGTCAACGCCATCGCCAACCCGAATGCACTCAACGTCGGTCAGGTGATCAACATCCCCGCGCAGGAGATCAGCAGCCTCGGGCCGGATTTCAAGCTCATCCCTGATTCGGAGCTGGTCAACGGCCCCTATGCCATCGTCTTCAACGTTGCCGATTTCGTCAACAACCAGCCAGGCTACCTCAAACAGCATCAGGAGCAGGTGGACCAGCAGTTTCTCAGCGGCGCGGCGATCGTGCAACGCGTGGCTAACGAATACTCGGTGAACCCCAAGTTGCTGCTGGCCCTGCTGGAGTATCACAGTGCCTGGCTGAGCAACCCCAGCCCCAACGGCGCCAGCCTCAGCTTCCCGATGGGCAAGCAAGATGCCTGGCGCAGTGGCCTATACCTGCAGCTCTCTTGGGCGGCAGATAATCTCAACAAGGGCTATTACGATTGGCGCGCCGGCCAGGTGACCGCCTGGCGCACGCAGGATGGCGTAGCCATTCCGCCCCACCCCAGCATCAATGCCGGCACGGCTGCGCTGCAGAACCTGTTGGCGCTGATGCACGCCGAACCTGCCTGGCGCAGCGCGGTGAGCGAGGCGGGCTTCTTCCAAACCTATCTGCGCCTGTATGGCTACCCCTTCGATTACGCCATCGAACCCGTGCTGCCTGCCGGGCTCAGCCAACCAGCGCTGCAGCTACCCTTTGAGCCCGGCGTGCGCTGGGTCTTCTCGGGTGGCCCGCACGGGGGCTGGGGCAACGGCTCCGCCTGGGCGGCGCTCGATTTCGCCCCCAGTGCCGAGATCAGCGGCTGCAATGCCAGCAACGATTGGATCGTGGCCGCCGCAGACGGCTTGATCGTGCGCGCCGATAACGGCGCCGTGGTGCAAGACCTGGATGGCGACGGCTACGAGCAAACCGGCTGGACGCTGCTCTACATGCACATCGCTCCGCACGATCGCGTGGCGGCGGGCACTTACCTGCGCGCCGGCCAACGCATCGGCCACCCCTCGTGCGAAGGCGGCGTGGCCACCGCCACCCATTTGCACATTGCCCGTCGCTATAATGGCGAGTGGATCCCGGCTGCCGGCAACCTGCCCTTTACCCTCGAGGGCTGGGTCTCGGTGAGCAACGGCTTGCTCTACGATGGCAGCCTGCTGCGCGATGGCGTGCAGGTGGATGCCTGCGAATGCCGTTTCCCCGCCAATATGGTGCAGCGTTAG
- a CDS encoding LysM peptidoglycan-binding domain-containing protein, whose amino-acid sequence MTSRMLRLLVLSLALAGASLMCSSGYITPQSLRATQDLLAQLSATASAFVPSATPTELPSLTPSLRATASPSPTPQESPSPAPPFIYTAQSGDTLAALAVRFGVDPGQIASPRDIPSGLIPPGQIFTIPHAVGITTPNDKLVPDSEVVYSPSASGFDPQAYSDPFAGYMSTYREYLPSAWYSGAGVVLRVAQENSLNPRLLLSILQYQSNWVLGQPTNNSAIDFPIGYRLPQAHGLYQQLTWVAKQLSTGYYGWREGRLTEISFRDGVRMRIAPELNAGSVAIQYLFAQLYDYEEWLDVINRHTGYPFTHASMFPDPWVRAAQIEPLFPPALSQPALSLPFLERQVWYFTAGPHGAWEREGSWAALDFAPSSSQPGCVASTHWVTAAAPGLVVRTSPGVIVVDMDADGDEQTGWVILYLHVIGDSTPAEGTWLDRGDRLGHPSCEGGAATATHVHLARKYNGEWIGGGGALPFVLSGWTVEYGADAYLGNLTRDGRVVVACTCSGKDSQITLSSDDPY is encoded by the coding sequence ATGACTTCACGAATGCTACGACTCCTCGTCCTCAGCCTGGCGCTGGCGGGCGCCAGCCTGATGTGCAGCAGCGGGTACATCACCCCGCAGAGCCTGCGCGCCACGCAGGATCTGCTGGCCCAGCTTAGCGCCACCGCCAGCGCCTTCGTGCCCTCGGCCACGCCAACCGAGCTGCCCAGCCTGACCCCAAGTTTGCGCGCCACCGCCAGCCCCAGCCCCACCCCGCAAGAGAGCCCTTCGCCGGCGCCGCCGTTCATCTACACGGCGCAATCCGGCGATACGCTGGCGGCGCTGGCGGTGCGCTTTGGCGTCGACCCCGGCCAGATCGCCTCGCCGCGGGATATTCCCAGCGGGTTGATCCCCCCCGGCCAGATCTTCACCATTCCGCATGCCGTCGGCATCACCACGCCCAATGACAAACTCGTGCCGGATAGCGAAGTGGTTTACTCGCCCTCGGCCAGCGGCTTTGACCCGCAGGCCTATAGCGATCCCTTTGCCGGCTACATGAGCACGTATCGCGAATACCTACCCTCCGCGTGGTACAGCGGGGCCGGCGTGGTGCTGCGCGTAGCGCAGGAGAATTCGCTCAACCCGCGCCTGCTGCTCTCCATCCTGCAATACCAGAGCAATTGGGTGCTGGGCCAACCCACCAACAACAGCGCCATCGATTTCCCGATTGGCTACCGCCTGCCGCAGGCCCACGGCCTGTACCAGCAACTCACCTGGGTAGCCAAGCAGCTCTCCACTGGCTACTACGGCTGGCGCGAAGGCCGCCTCACCGAGATCAGCTTTCGCGACGGGGTGCGCATGCGTATCGCCCCGGAGCTGAATGCGGGCAGTGTCGCCATTCAGTATCTGTTCGCCCAACTGTATGACTACGAAGAATGGCTAGATGTCATCAACCGCCATACCGGCTATCCCTTCACCCACGCTTCGATGTTTCCGGATCCCTGGGTGCGCGCTGCCCAGATCGAGCCGCTGTTTCCGCCAGCGCTCTCGCAACCCGCGCTCAGCCTGCCCTTCCTCGAGCGCCAGGTGTGGTATTTCACCGCCGGGCCGCACGGCGCCTGGGAGCGCGAAGGCTCGTGGGCCGCTCTGGATTTTGCGCCCAGCAGCAGCCAGCCCGGGTGCGTGGCCTCGACCCACTGGGTCACCGCCGCCGCCCCGGGCCTGGTGGTGCGCACCAGCCCCGGGGTGATCGTGGTAGATATGGATGCGGATGGGGATGAGCAGACCGGCTGGGTGATCCTCTACCTGCATGTGATCGGCGACAGCACTCCGGCCGAAGGCACCTGGCTGGATCGTGGCGACCGCCTCGGCCACCCTTCATGCGAAGGCGGCGCGGCCACCGCCACGCATGTACATCTGGCGCGCAAGTACAACGGCGAATGGATTGGCGGCGGCGGGGCACTGCCCTTCGTGCTCAGCGGCTGGACGGTAGAATACGGGGCAGACGCCTATCTGGGCAACCTGACCCGTGATGGGCGCGTGGTGGTGGCGTGCACTTGCAGCGGCAAGGATAGCCAGATCACCCTCAGCAGTGATGACCCCTACTAA
- a CDS encoding LysM peptidoglycan-binding domain-containing protein: MTPTKQPLSLLASLWLCGCLLAACRPQPAPTQTAAATADASIAQVSTAQVAILTPELTATPPPARPLYDPGTLVDYTAQTGDNLIALAARFNTTVREIRAANPIIPDTATTMPAGFPMKIPVYYRTYWGSQFQILPDSLYVNGPAQLDFDTHAFVAAQPGWLKNYREYAAGQHRDGAGLVDLVAQNFSVSPRLLLALLEYQAGALSQPVLDDAIGPYMLGYEHQFHRGVYLQLVWAANTLNNAYYQWRNGKLIEFDRPDGTIYRPDPWQNAASVSLQEFFNTTLPQADFATAIGPQGFIQTYTDLFGDPWAADEPHIPGSLLQPELRLPSPPGELWSYTGGPHTGWGTGNPWAALDFAPGSETRGCVSTTSWALAMADGLVVRSEPGTVVLDLDGDGDERTGWVLFYLHLATNGRAAAGQQVQAGWPLGHPSCEGGSATGTHVHIARKYNGEWIEAAGALPFVMEGWTAGEGSGGSYTGTLTRLGQVVRACTCSDAASSIVSRAAIVPFPTLQMLPSETAAPNP; encoded by the coding sequence ATGACCCCTACTAAGCAGCCCCTCTCCTTACTCGCCAGCCTATGGCTGTGCGGCTGCCTGCTGGCGGCCTGCCGCCCCCAACCCGCCCCCACGCAAACCGCCGCCGCCACCGCGGATGCTAGCATCGCCCAGGTGAGTACCGCCCAGGTAGCCATCCTCACCCCTGAGCTCACCGCTACGCCGCCGCCGGCGCGCCCGCTGTACGATCCCGGTACGCTGGTGGACTACACCGCCCAAACCGGCGATAACCTGATTGCCCTGGCAGCCCGCTTCAATACCACGGTGCGCGAGATCCGCGCCGCCAACCCGATCATCCCCGATACGGCTACGACGATGCCCGCCGGCTTTCCAATGAAGATTCCGGTCTATTACCGCACCTATTGGGGCTCGCAATTTCAAATTCTGCCTGACAGCTTGTATGTCAATGGCCCGGCCCAGCTGGATTTTGACACCCACGCCTTTGTGGCCGCCCAGCCCGGCTGGCTGAAGAACTACCGCGAATACGCCGCCGGCCAGCACCGCGATGGCGCCGGCCTGGTGGATCTGGTGGCGCAAAATTTCAGCGTCAGCCCGCGCCTGCTGCTGGCCCTGCTCGAATACCAGGCCGGAGCGCTAAGCCAACCCGTGCTCGACGATGCCATCGGCCCCTACATGTTGGGCTATGAACACCAGTTTCACCGTGGCGTCTATTTGCAACTGGTGTGGGCCGCCAACACCCTCAATAATGCCTACTACCAATGGCGCAATGGCAAGCTGATCGAGTTTGATCGCCCGGATGGCACGATCTACCGCCCTGACCCCTGGCAGAACGCAGCCAGCGTCAGCCTGCAGGAATTCTTTAACACCACATTGCCACAAGCAGATTTTGCCACGGCCATCGGCCCACAGGGCTTTATCCAAACCTATACCGATCTATTCGGTGACCCCTGGGCAGCGGATGAGCCGCACATCCCCGGCAGCTTGCTACAACCCGAATTACGCTTGCCCAGCCCACCGGGCGAGCTATGGTCCTACACCGGTGGCCCACACACGGGGTGGGGCACTGGCAATCCCTGGGCCGCGCTGGATTTTGCCCCGGGCAGCGAGACGCGGGGCTGCGTTAGCACCACCTCATGGGCGCTGGCGATGGCGGATGGCTTGGTGGTGCGCTCGGAGCCGGGCACGGTTGTGCTGGACTTGGATGGCGATGGCGATGAGCGCACCGGCTGGGTGCTGTTCTACCTGCACCTGGCCACCAACGGGCGGGCGGCGGCCGGGCAGCAAGTGCAAGCCGGCTGGCCGCTGGGCCACCCCTCGTGCGAGGGCGGCTCGGCCACCGGTACGCATGTGCATATTGCGCGTAAGTACAACGGGGAGTGGATCGAAGCGGCCGGCGCGCTGCCGTTTGTAATGGAAGGCTGGACGGCGGGGGAAGGCAGCGGCGGCAGCTACACCGGCACGCTTACCCGCCTGGGCCAGGTGGTGCGGGCGTGCACCTGCTCAGATGCCGCCAGCAGCATTGTTTCGCGGGCGGCCATCGTGCCGTTTCCTACGCTGCAAATGCTGCCGAGCGAGACGGCCGCGCCCAATCCCTAA
- a CDS encoding OsmC family protein: MQVALDWKKGLNFRGKGLSSNFSVDVDADASVGGTEEGLRPMELVALGLGGCTGMDVISILQKKRQDVTAFQVKVTTQAAKEHPKVWTHVLIEYLITGNDIDAAAVERAIQLSADKYCPAQNMLKMAVQIETDYEIIPV, encoded by the coding sequence CAAGTAGCATTGGATTGGAAAAAGGGCTTGAATTTTCGCGGCAAGGGGCTGAGTAGCAATTTTTCAGTCGATGTGGATGCGGATGCCTCGGTGGGCGGCACCGAAGAAGGCTTGCGCCCGATGGAGCTGGTGGCGCTCGGCCTGGGGGGCTGCACGGGGATGGATGTTATTTCAATTTTGCAGAAGAAACGCCAGGATGTGACCGCCTTTCAAGTCAAGGTGACCACGCAGGCGGCCAAGGAACACCCCAAAGTGTGGACGCATGTGTTGATCGAGTACTTGATCACCGGCAACGATATTGACGCCGCCGCGGTGGAGCGCGCCATTCAGCTTTCGGCGGATAAGTATTGCCCGGCGCAGAACATGCTCAAGATGGCCGTGCAGATCGAGACCGATTACGAAATCATCCCGGTCTAG